A portion of the Acidisarcina polymorpha genome contains these proteins:
- a CDS encoding glycosyl hydrolase family 18 protein encodes MVLDLSLIAWRRRALSSMLGFAGVALSVATMTGSSPGQAVESGTGVSVLNNADAWEHRSAPKLVGYLPDYDGSYSYFAQTLDFSKMTHLYLAFGLPPFCDGTCTRDSDMTFSLNQTDADIHTLVTAAHRAGVKVVLSIGGGGGDQQILQFYNAGLSVPLVKSLSRYLREHDLDGVDLDIEDPNNMGEPYAEFTKVLVDTFHPQGKTVTAAVAEYLQDSMPDKALHMFDFVNVMNYSNYSDAQVALTYYSETKKVPKEKITLGVPFFAQSGDGNIEETFSTVLAAYPNAFDADMVSGGSLDGGVTLYYVGGATMARETELGKEYGGVMIWELSQDAAPPNSLYQVIEDHFPRKRCDR; translated from the coding sequence ATGGTGCTGGATTTATCTCTTATTGCGTGGCGTCGACGCGCGTTGTCATCGATGCTCGGGTTTGCCGGAGTGGCATTGAGCGTGGCCACCATGACTGGTTCAAGCCCGGGCCAAGCGGTGGAAAGCGGGACCGGAGTGAGCGTCCTCAATAATGCTGATGCCTGGGAGCACAGAAGTGCGCCCAAGCTGGTCGGCTATCTTCCTGACTATGATGGCAGCTATTCCTATTTCGCTCAGACACTTGATTTTTCAAAGATGACCCACCTGTATCTTGCCTTCGGTTTGCCCCCTTTCTGCGATGGCACGTGCACCAGGGACAGCGATATGACCTTTTCCCTCAACCAGACGGATGCCGACATCCATACTCTGGTGACGGCCGCCCACAGAGCCGGTGTCAAGGTGGTGTTATCGATCGGCGGAGGAGGCGGAGATCAGCAGATATTGCAGTTCTACAATGCAGGACTCTCCGTGCCTCTGGTGAAGTCGCTTAGCAGATATTTACGAGAGCACGATCTCGATGGTGTGGACCTGGACATCGAGGACCCTAACAATATGGGCGAGCCCTATGCGGAATTCACCAAGGTACTGGTGGACACTTTCCATCCTCAAGGCAAAACGGTCACAGCGGCGGTGGCCGAGTATCTGCAGGACTCCATGCCCGACAAAGCCTTGCACATGTTCGACTTCGTCAACGTGATGAATTACTCGAACTACTCGGATGCGCAGGTAGCCCTGACCTACTACTCGGAGACCAAGAAGGTTCCTAAAGAGAAGATCACTCTAGGAGTGCCTTTCTTTGCGCAGAGTGGGGATGGAAACATCGAGGAGACTTTCTCAACTGTGCTCGCCGCTTACCCAAATGCGTTTGACGCCGATATGGTTTCAGGTGGCTCTCTGGATGGCGGCGTGACTCTCTACTACGTGGGGGGCGCCACAATGGCGCGAGAGACCGAGCTAGGCAAAGAATATGGCGGAGTCATGATCTGGGAGCTTTCGCAAGATGCCGCTCCGCCGAATTCGCTGTATCAGGTGATCGAGGATCATTTTCCTCGGAAACGATGCGATCGTTAG
- a CDS encoding rhodanese-like domain-containing protein, producing MLKRFVIAMMLSTAAFAQQASNAATDAEGAQHAPATKAKQLTNQEFDTYLAHPEQVLLLDVRRPDEISTIGGFPVYLSIQAKDLKNHLGEIPKDRPIITVSNHAARASVAADLLESNGFKVLGAVGADTYQKAGGALAVKIPIPPPTPGSKPNTVGSNPQPAPTGSH from the coding sequence ATGTTGAAGAGATTTGTAATAGCTATGATGCTCTCCACGGCTGCGTTTGCTCAGCAGGCGTCGAACGCAGCCACCGACGCTGAGGGTGCTCAGCATGCACCGGCCACCAAGGCCAAACAGCTTACCAACCAAGAGTTCGATACTTACCTTGCCCATCCAGAACAAGTCCTGTTGCTTGATGTGCGCAGACCGGACGAGATTTCGACCATTGGCGGCTTTCCCGTCTATCTCAGCATTCAAGCGAAAGATTTAAAGAACCATCTCGGTGAGATTCCGAAGGACCGGCCTATCATCACGGTCTCGAACCACGCGGCGCGCGCCAGCGTCGCTGCCGATCTTTTGGAAAGCAATGGCTTCAAAGTCCTCGGAGCAGTAGGCGCAGATACATATCAGAAAGCTGGAGGAGCCCTCGCGGTTAAGATTCCTATTCCGCCGCCGACGCCCGGAAGTAAGCCGAACACGGTCGGCTCGAACCCGCAGCCAGCACCTACGGGATCACACTGA
- a CDS encoding GlcG/HbpS family heme-binding protein — MTLADIKQLTPKIVVIALVISTSTAMCKAQTLLTQKALSVEAALSVATGALDKCRADGYRISLTVLDASGLVKAQVRGDGTGPHTLEHSRRKAYTALTFKRTSADTAKAWASATTPPPVIEGTVGAAGGVPIRAGNEIIGAIGVSGAPGGEKDEACANAGIAKIADLLK; from the coding sequence ATGACTCTCGCTGATATTAAGCAACTCACTCCGAAGATAGTTGTCATCGCTCTTGTGATTTCCACGAGCACCGCGATGTGCAAGGCTCAAACGCTTCTTACCCAAAAGGCGCTCTCGGTGGAAGCAGCTTTGTCTGTCGCTACTGGTGCTCTAGACAAGTGCCGCGCAGACGGGTATCGAATCAGCTTGACGGTGCTCGATGCCAGCGGCCTGGTCAAGGCCCAGGTGCGAGGGGATGGTACTGGTCCCCACACGCTTGAACACAGCCGGCGCAAGGCATACACCGCGCTTACCTTCAAGCGCACATCCGCGGACACGGCCAAGGCCTGGGCCTCGGCCACAACCCCACCGCCGGTGATCGAGGGTACCGTAGGCGCCGCGGGCGGGGTACCCATAAGAGCAGGCAATGAAATCATCGGCGCGATCGGGGTTAGCGGCGCGCCCGGCGGAGAAAAGGACGAGGCTTGTGCGAATGCGGGCATCGCTAAGATTGCGGACTTGTTGAAGTAA
- a CDS encoding DUF6644 family protein, with product MPPLLHLCQWIYQTHLSVAIRGSVWVFPIIESIHVLGITVLVGTIAVVDLRLLGIVMKREPVSSIARQILPWTWAGFGLMFVTGLLLSIAEAATNYYNLAFRIKLVLLLLVGLNPLIFHLSVYRRVSNWDVSAVTPVRARLAAVCSLVLWSGIIVAGRMIAYLERP from the coding sequence ATGCCGCCCCTCTTGCATCTTTGTCAATGGATCTACCAGACACATCTTTCGGTCGCCATTCGCGGATCGGTATGGGTATTTCCAATTATCGAGTCTATCCATGTCCTCGGTATCACGGTTCTGGTGGGCACGATCGCAGTCGTCGATCTTCGGCTGCTGGGGATCGTCATGAAACGCGAACCGGTTTCGAGCATAGCCCGCCAGATCTTGCCCTGGACATGGGCAGGCTTTGGCCTGATGTTTGTCACCGGCCTTCTTCTTTCTATTGCGGAGGCAGCCACTAACTATTACAACCTGGCCTTCCGCATCAAGCTGGTTCTTCTCCTGCTGGTGGGCTTGAATCCGCTGATCTTCCATTTGTCGGTTTATCGCAGGGTCTCTAACTGGGACGTTTCGGCGGTCACGCCCGTGCGCGCCCGGTTGGCGGCTGTCTGCTCTCTGGTCCTTTGGTCCGGCATCATCGTCGCCGGTCGCATGATCGCCTACCTTGAAAGGCCCTGA
- a CDS encoding YihY/virulence factor BrkB family protein encodes MVGAETPIHTSQRLLQQRVWELVSRSPLHSLWNLQGTSLRVIADHTWKSLLSDNLFGRAAELGFYFLFALFPTLFSASSILGLAAHSAAHIYDKLLHYLSIVIPTAAMGTVLNTYNETAAAATSGKVTFGLIAAIWSASVGISAIQDTLNTVYKIRESRSFFKARICAIALTIVLTILVSLILTSLLGADFFAALAHRRLSHPVLAALAAAVVRLAGWSFATALLVLSFAVIYYWAPDVKTRRWHWLTPGGAVGIATWLLASFTLRIYLHFYNNYSLTYGSLGAVIILLTWFYISGLALLLGAELNSEIEAAAAKNHLLQSLEEGSCEPPATPFPVEDRASS; translated from the coding sequence ATGGTCGGCGCTGAAACTCCGATCCACACCTCGCAACGCCTCCTCCAGCAACGTGTATGGGAGCTTGTCTCTCGATCTCCCCTCCATTCTCTTTGGAATTTGCAAGGGACCTCCCTGCGCGTGATCGCCGACCACACTTGGAAATCGCTACTCTCCGATAACCTCTTTGGCCGGGCCGCCGAATTAGGCTTCTACTTCCTGTTCGCTCTCTTCCCGACCTTATTCAGCGCCAGCTCAATCCTTGGCCTCGCCGCGCATTCAGCCGCTCACATATATGACAAGCTGCTGCACTATCTTTCGATAGTGATTCCTACTGCAGCCATGGGGACAGTGCTGAACACCTACAATGAGACGGCTGCTGCCGCTACCTCCGGCAAAGTCACCTTTGGGCTGATCGCCGCCATCTGGTCAGCTTCGGTGGGCATCTCAGCCATCCAGGATACCCTCAACACGGTATACAAAATTCGCGAATCACGGTCGTTCTTCAAAGCACGAATCTGCGCAATTGCCTTGACGATTGTGCTGACCATCCTCGTCTCATTGATACTGACATCGCTGCTCGGCGCGGATTTCTTCGCGGCCTTAGCCCACAGACGCCTGTCTCACCCGGTGCTTGCCGCGCTCGCAGCGGCAGTGGTCAGGTTGGCCGGCTGGTCCTTCGCAACCGCCTTGCTTGTCTTGTCGTTTGCGGTCATCTACTATTGGGCGCCCGACGTGAAAACGCGTCGTTGGCATTGGCTCACCCCAGGAGGAGCGGTCGGGATCGCCACTTGGCTGCTCGCCTCCTTCACCCTTCGGATTTATCTCCACTTCTACAACAACTACTCGCTGACCTACGGCTCGCTGGGCGCGGTCATCATCCTGCTGACATGGTTCTATATCTCCGGACTTGCCCTCCTTCTCGGCGCCGAGCTAAACAGCGAAATCGAAGCTGCCGCCGCAAAAAATCATCTCCTTCAGTCCCTCGAAGAGGGCAGCTGTGAACCGCCAGCAACTCCCTTTCCCGTGGAAGATCGTGCATCTTCCTGA
- a CDS encoding DUF6644 family protein translates to MTFLSFCHWLAGSRIGTIMRDSTWDFAIVEIIHLLALAVFGGAVLLVDLRFLGVGLRMQPIAKTARELLPLTGGGVIAMLISGFLLVANGPVRYYYNPAFRIKMALFVFALSFHFIVQIAAARRPLESEKSPVWLRVSAVLSLFVWLSIGIAGRAIGYV, encoded by the coding sequence ATGACATTCCTGAGCTTCTGCCATTGGCTGGCCGGCTCACGCATCGGTACTATCATGCGCGACTCCACCTGGGACTTCGCGATCGTGGAGATAATCCACTTGCTTGCCCTTGCTGTCTTCGGCGGGGCGGTGCTGCTGGTTGATCTTCGCTTCCTGGGTGTGGGATTGAGGATGCAGCCAATCGCGAAGACCGCTCGCGAACTGCTGCCGCTCACTGGAGGCGGCGTCATCGCAATGTTAATCTCCGGATTCCTGTTGGTGGCAAATGGGCCGGTCCGCTATTACTACAACCCTGCCTTCCGCATCAAGATGGCTCTCTTCGTCTTTGCGTTGTCGTTTCATTTCATCGTTCAGATTGCGGCGGCGCGGCGGCCTTTGGAGAGTGAGAAAAGCCCGGTCTGGTTAAGAGTAAGCGCGGTTCTATCTTTGTTTGTCTGGCTCAGTATCGGCATCGCCGGACGCGCCATAGGCTATGTATAA
- a CDS encoding GntR family transcriptional regulator, with translation MRRFLVVPEIALDRSATASLRQQIHTQIAAAVRRGTLPDGALLPSSRLLAKLLKVSRNTVVDAYEKLLEDGLITTRAGSGIKVNRACYGFVPNFWQLRRTAGGAHYPIRTISSRILTERPSI, from the coding sequence ATGAGACGCTTCCTTGTTGTGCCAGAGATTGCTCTAGACCGGTCGGCTACGGCGTCGTTGCGACAGCAGATCCATACTCAGATCGCTGCAGCCGTCCGTCGAGGAACACTGCCCGATGGCGCTCTTCTACCCTCGTCCAGGCTACTGGCGAAGCTTCTGAAAGTGTCGAGGAACACGGTTGTAGATGCTTATGAGAAGTTGCTTGAGGATGGCCTCATCACCACTCGGGCAGGCAGCGGCATCAAGGTCAATCGCGCATGCTATGGTTTTGTCCCCAACTTTTGGCAGCTGCGAAGGACGGCCGGAGGGGCGCACTATCCGATCCGGACGATTTCTTCGAGGATCCTGACGGAACGGCCCTCTATTTGA
- a CDS encoding S53 family peptidase, which translates to MSSMSDPQVPLALAPVIQGIASLHDFRPRPRSRIAGPVSYDKTTGQWHAHFNLGSDGQTFHAVGPYDFARIYNVSPLWDKGFTGKGVTIALIEDSNLAHPSDWATFRRTFGLDKFTGATFEQIYPSAFLPGPACTNPGQNGDEIEAALDVEWASATAPDAHIELVACANTNSTSGLDSAILNLLDTRPPDIISDSYGYCEVLSGAAEVALENMEEQQASAQGVTFFIAQGDDGADQCSYGNYSDHGISSGDNTASAYAVDVGGTDFMAQYNQDVHGIPVGRYWSARNQPRTLQSAFSYIPEIPWNGSCASRLIYSDPVNGAYTSASGPDGFCNSSYAKKNFFVNNAAGSGEPSSCFTGKPSIHGVVSGTCKGNPKPSWQTGVPGIPDDGVRDQPDISFFAGYGTWGSLYVECLSDAAQGGTACTPYNDAILLGGGGTSFASPAMAGIQALVDQKHGKQGNANYVLYALAAKQFKEQPAEACNASSVEGTLPAAECVFNDITKGDNAVPCGMNHKGKFYDCAADTDKDLGVLAPASKPRTPAYKATRGYDFPTGLGSLNVAKLFDAWP; encoded by the coding sequence ATGAGCAGCATGAGCGATCCGCAGGTGCCGCTGGCGCTGGCGCCGGTCATCCAGGGGATCGCCTCCCTGCACGACTTCCGGCCGCGTCCGCGCTCTCGAATTGCCGGGCCGGTGAGTTATGACAAAACAACTGGGCAGTGGCATGCGCATTTCAACCTCGGTTCGGACGGTCAAACGTTCCACGCCGTGGGACCCTACGACTTCGCCAGGATTTATAACGTGTCGCCTCTTTGGGACAAAGGATTTACAGGAAAGGGCGTCACAATCGCCCTGATCGAGGATTCCAACCTCGCCCATCCTTCCGACTGGGCGACGTTCCGCAGAACCTTCGGACTCGATAAGTTCACCGGCGCCACCTTTGAGCAGATATACCCAAGCGCCTTTTTGCCCGGCCCTGCCTGCACCAATCCTGGCCAGAACGGCGATGAGATTGAGGCTGCCCTCGATGTCGAATGGGCCAGCGCCACAGCGCCAGACGCCCACATCGAGCTGGTCGCCTGCGCCAATACCAACAGCACGAGCGGTCTGGATTCAGCCATCCTCAATCTTCTAGATACCAGGCCGCCCGACATCATCTCCGACAGCTATGGTTACTGTGAAGTCCTCTCGGGCGCAGCCGAGGTTGCACTCGAAAACATGGAGGAACAGCAGGCGTCGGCGCAAGGCGTGACCTTCTTTATTGCCCAGGGCGATGACGGCGCCGACCAGTGCAGCTACGGCAACTACTCCGATCATGGCATCAGCAGCGGCGATAACACTGCCTCGGCCTACGCTGTCGACGTAGGCGGCACTGACTTCATGGCGCAGTATAACCAGGACGTTCATGGCATCCCCGTGGGCCGCTACTGGAGCGCCAGAAATCAGCCCAGGACTCTGCAATCGGCGTTCTCTTATATCCCCGAAATACCGTGGAACGGCAGTTGCGCTAGCCGGCTGATCTACAGCGACCCTGTTAACGGCGCCTACACCAGCGCCTCTGGACCTGACGGTTTCTGCAACTCCAGTTATGCGAAGAAAAATTTTTTCGTGAACAATGCGGCAGGCAGCGGCGAACCAAGTTCCTGCTTTACAGGCAAGCCGTCGATTCATGGAGTAGTTAGCGGCACTTGCAAGGGCAATCCCAAACCCTCATGGCAGACTGGCGTTCCGGGCATTCCCGATGACGGCGTTCGCGATCAGCCGGATATCTCCTTCTTTGCCGGCTATGGCACCTGGGGCAGCCTCTATGTCGAGTGTCTCTCGGACGCCGCTCAAGGCGGGACCGCGTGTACCCCTTACAATGATGCAATCCTGCTGGGCGGCGGCGGCACATCGTTCGCTTCTCCAGCGATGGCAGGCATCCAGGCCTTGGTCGATCAGAAACACGGGAAGCAGGGCAATGCGAATTATGTCCTCTACGCCCTCGCCGCAAAGCAGTTCAAAGAACAGCCGGCCGAAGCTTGCAACGCCAGCAGCGTCGAAGGAACACTGCCGGCTGCTGAATGCGTTTTCAACGACATTACCAAGGGAGACAATGCCGTCCCATGCGGGATGAACCACAAAGGCAAATTCTACGATTGCGCGGCTGACACCGACAAGGACTTGGGGGTTCTCGCTCCTGCTTCAAAGCCAAGGACTCCCGCCTACAAAGCGACGAGAGGTTATGATTTCCCGACTGGATTGGGATCCCTCAACGTCGCAAAACTCTTCGATGCATGGCCATAG
- a CDS encoding VOC family protein, with protein sequence MISGGNATIIVASMDDSIRFYTEILGLKLTNRFGNDWATVSAGEGLTIGIHPASPKYPHPGTKGSILLGLDIDIPVEKAVSHLASQGVTVKGSVVRSEPGNFVHLEDPDGNEIYLWEKVQQEVRNAEMNLTTVQ encoded by the coding sequence ATGATCTCAGGCGGCAATGCGACCATCATAGTGGCAAGCATGGACGACTCGATACGGTTTTATACCGAAATTCTCGGTCTTAAGCTCACAAACCGGTTCGGAAATGATTGGGCGACGGTCAGCGCGGGCGAGGGGCTAACCATCGGAATTCACCCCGCTTCGCCTAAATATCCGCACCCTGGCACAAAAGGCTCTATCCTTCTCGGTTTAGACATCGACATTCCAGTCGAAAAGGCGGTGTCACACCTCGCATCCCAAGGTGTAACAGTAAAGGGTAGCGTCGTTCGCAGCGAACCCGGAAACTTTGTACATCTCGAAGACCCCGACGGGAATGAAATCTATCTTTGGGAGAAAGTGCAGCAAGAGGTGCGGAACGCGGAGATGAACCTGACGACCGTCCAGTGA
- a CDS encoding TonB-dependent receptor, whose protein sequence is MFKRILVTLTMSILCFRAPAQVATDAIITGVVTDTAGGVVPEASVTVTNVATGIRSTVATNKNGLYRTAPLKIGEYTVSIEGKGFKQFFEPGVALDIGAIRQIDATLAVGDVVDTVQVQASTEQLLQKSDSSVGTVITNQQIEELPLNAGSNGRDYLQLATLSAGTTPAVPNSTGNSGGISIGGQAGSQAAFLLDGIDNNNQQILTAHTGQKEIIKPSIDAIAEFKVLTTSYSAEFGRSSSGVVSVDLKSGTNNIHGSAFEFLRNDAVDALPDFSATKLPFKYNDFGGTLGAPIRKDRAFIFGDVEFFRLRTQSTVYSLVPTAAQKTGQFSTPIYQPGTYNGNSRAEFPGDRISGVDPIANALLQYFPAPNFKGSGSLAADNYYYNQSGNQNNYRWDVRVDQSLSSKTSLFGRYSSEQVRYALSNSLPPLDGQYYAGSGAQLIDSQAFVVGYDTTFSPHLLGSLRLGWNRLHWNESYPRQNLTGVGIPGVATTNPGFSEILITNFTTIGISNVPNTDDSQNREIAASATWNRGAHTIKFGWQEYWLQTNFDSSQLTSGIFSFNGQYTAATPNSTPSNDQRFADFLLGATSQEKLSSPSILNFRSPYTHFYVQDDWKASRSLTLNLGLRYELSLPAVDKYNRIANFDEDSDPSSPQLVYAGEYGGSRAQRALQNVSYTGLAPRFGFAFSPEGSKTVLRGGYGIFYSNAITVGGMQSMENNPPVNQLRLITSPSPTTPSEFLQYGFPVDALSLTNANGKKNVTLVSFDRHAVIPTDQQWDVNVQRALPFGVVAEVGYYANNFDHAWWQVDGNPAPATATSALPTGGINANRLFKSTTIPAVAGNPTINLGTVSRVWKEGWSQYNSLQVKAEKRYGKGLSFLASYAYAKTIGIGDTQDFQDPNDIQAERAVASTDLRHHFVGSGVYNLPFGHGNQFGGDWNRWVDGLLGGWAFSPILTFSTGTPLNLTESKNPSNSGGTADRPNLAGAPYRPGSVSGNPACTASGAHTRSAAEWFNPCAFAVQPSGTYGDAPRNAITSPGIVNIDAALHKTLAINEHVRAQFRLESFNVTNTPHYGPPALDVQSPTTLGTITTITGNPRQNQIAVKIVF, encoded by the coding sequence GTGTTCAAGAGAATCCTTGTAACTCTGACAATGAGCATCCTCTGCTTCCGTGCGCCTGCGCAGGTTGCTACTGACGCCATCATCACCGGGGTGGTTACCGATACCGCGGGCGGCGTGGTTCCAGAGGCCTCAGTGACAGTGACCAATGTGGCCACGGGCATTCGGTCAACGGTGGCGACAAACAAAAATGGGCTATATCGCACCGCGCCACTCAAGATTGGCGAGTACACGGTGAGCATCGAGGGGAAGGGTTTCAAGCAGTTCTTTGAACCAGGCGTGGCGCTCGACATAGGAGCCATCCGTCAGATTGACGCGACGCTTGCAGTCGGCGATGTCGTCGATACGGTGCAGGTGCAGGCCAGTACAGAGCAGTTACTGCAGAAATCCGACTCCTCTGTAGGTACGGTGATCACCAATCAGCAGATTGAAGAGCTGCCGCTCAACGCCGGGAGCAATGGGCGCGACTATCTTCAGCTTGCCACGCTCTCTGCGGGAACCACTCCCGCCGTTCCCAACAGTACCGGAAACTCCGGCGGAATTAGCATTGGCGGACAAGCTGGCAGCCAAGCGGCATTTCTGCTCGACGGCATCGACAATAACAACCAGCAGATACTTACAGCGCACACTGGCCAGAAAGAGATCATCAAACCGTCGATCGACGCCATTGCCGAGTTTAAAGTCTTGACCACTAGTTATTCGGCTGAGTTTGGACGCTCGTCGTCTGGGGTAGTTAGTGTTGATCTGAAATCGGGAACCAACAACATTCATGGAAGCGCCTTCGAGTTCCTTCGCAATGACGCCGTTGACGCGCTGCCTGACTTTTCCGCAACGAAGCTCCCTTTCAAGTACAACGACTTTGGCGGTACCCTTGGAGCTCCCATCCGCAAGGACCGGGCTTTTATTTTCGGAGATGTCGAGTTCTTCCGGCTCAGGACGCAAAGTACCGTCTATAGCCTGGTTCCTACAGCTGCTCAAAAGACTGGTCAGTTTTCTACGCCGATCTACCAGCCTGGTACCTACAACGGAAACTCTCGCGCTGAGTTTCCTGGCGATCGGATTTCCGGCGTCGATCCAATAGCAAACGCTCTGCTGCAATATTTTCCGGCCCCGAATTTCAAGGGAAGTGGATCGCTTGCCGCTGACAACTACTACTACAACCAGAGTGGAAATCAGAACAACTACCGTTGGGACGTTCGCGTGGACCAGTCACTGTCCAGCAAAACGAGCTTGTTTGGGCGCTATAGCTCGGAGCAAGTGCGTTACGCGTTATCTAACTCGCTGCCGCCGCTCGACGGTCAATACTATGCGGGGTCAGGCGCGCAACTGATCGACAGCCAGGCATTCGTCGTTGGGTACGATACCACCTTCTCTCCGCATCTTCTCGGGTCGCTGCGGCTGGGGTGGAACAGGCTCCATTGGAACGAATCATATCCGCGGCAGAACCTGACCGGGGTGGGCATACCAGGTGTCGCAACTACCAATCCTGGTTTCTCCGAGATCCTGATTACGAATTTCACCACGATCGGCATTAGCAATGTACCCAACACTGATGACAGCCAAAATCGCGAGATCGCGGCGAGCGCGACCTGGAACCGCGGAGCGCATACCATCAAGTTCGGCTGGCAGGAATATTGGCTGCAGACAAATTTCGACAGCTCGCAGCTGACCAGCGGCATCTTCAGCTTTAATGGTCAATATACGGCGGCGACCCCGAACTCCACACCCAGCAATGACCAGCGCTTTGCCGACTTTCTTCTCGGCGCCACTTCGCAGGAGAAGTTATCCAGTCCTTCTATCCTGAATTTCCGATCGCCGTATACGCACTTCTACGTACAGGACGATTGGAAGGCGAGCCGCTCCCTGACGCTGAACCTTGGATTGCGTTATGAACTTAGCCTTCCGGCGGTCGACAAGTACAACAGGATCGCCAATTTCGACGAAGACAGCGATCCGTCGAGTCCGCAGCTTGTATACGCCGGCGAGTACGGCGGTAGCCGGGCGCAGCGGGCCCTACAGAATGTGAGTTACACGGGACTCGCTCCGAGGTTCGGCTTTGCCTTCAGTCCGGAAGGCAGCAAGACAGTGCTGCGCGGCGGTTACGGTATCTTCTACTCGAATGCCATCACGGTTGGGGGCATGCAGTCGATGGAGAACAATCCCCCTGTAAACCAACTGCGCCTCATCACGTCTCCGAGTCCAACAACTCCGAGCGAGTTTTTGCAGTATGGATTTCCCGTCGATGCGCTCTCACTCACAAACGCCAATGGCAAGAAGAACGTGACGCTGGTTTCTTTTGATCGCCACGCGGTAATACCGACCGATCAGCAATGGGACGTGAATGTGCAGCGTGCGCTGCCTTTCGGCGTCGTCGCAGAGGTCGGCTACTACGCCAACAACTTCGATCATGCCTGGTGGCAGGTGGATGGAAACCCTGCGCCTGCGACAGCGACGTCGGCGTTGCCAACGGGTGGGATCAATGCAAACCGTCTCTTCAAGTCGACGACTATTCCTGCCGTCGCCGGCAATCCAACTATCAATCTGGGAACAGTAAGCCGTGTCTGGAAGGAGGGTTGGAGCCAGTACAACAGTCTGCAAGTGAAGGCCGAGAAGCGCTATGGCAAAGGCCTGAGCTTTCTGGCCTCCTACGCCTATGCCAAAACAATCGGGATCGGCGACACCCAAGACTTTCAAGATCCAAATGATATTCAGGCCGAGCGAGCCGTGGCCAGCACTGATCTGCGGCACCACTTTGTGGGAAGTGGCGTCTACAACCTCCCGTTCGGCCATGGCAACCAGTTCGGCGGCGATTGGAATCGCTGGGTCGACGGCTTGCTGGGCGGATGGGCGTTCAGTCCAATTCTGACATTCAGCACAGGAACACCGCTCAATCTGACGGAATCCAAAAACCCATCGAACAGTGGCGGTACCGCCGACCGCCCGAACCTGGCCGGTGCTCCTTATCGACCAGGTTCAGTCTCGGGAAATCCTGCGTGCACGGCGTCTGGGGCGCACACTCGAAGCGCGGCGGAGTGGTTCAATCCGTGCGCTTTTGCCGTGCAGCCCTCGGGAACCTACGGGGACGCGCCTCGCAACGCCATCACCTCGCCGGGCATTGTCAATATCGATGCAGCGCTTCATAAGACGCTTGCGATCAACGAGCATGTGCGGGCGCAGTTCCGGCTCGAGTCCTTCAATGTCACCAACACTCCTCACTATGGCCCCCCGGCTCTGGATGTTCAGTCGCCGACCACGCTCGGGACGATTACCACGATCACAGGCAATCCGCGGCAGAACCAGATTGCAGTCAAAATTGTTTTCTGA
- a CDS encoding DUF6152 family protein, with protein sequence MKKHLLTAALLFSMAAGSTRSFAHHSFAAEYDASKPITLNGKLTKLSWVNPHGWIYVDVVNPDKTVTSWAVEFGSPNALLRRGLRETDFPLGIDLTINGYLAKNGKKIINGTSVKLPDGRSLFTGSVGTGAPGDPGVAQNQ encoded by the coding sequence ATGAAGAAGCACTTGCTTACCGCGGCCTTGTTGTTCAGTATGGCCGCTGGTTCCACCCGAAGTTTCGCGCATCACTCGTTTGCGGCGGAGTACGACGCCAGTAAACCAATCACACTGAATGGAAAACTCACCAAGCTTTCCTGGGTCAATCCTCACGGCTGGATTTATGTCGATGTCGTCAATCCGGACAAGACGGTAACCAGTTGGGCGGTAGAGTTCGGCAGTCCCAACGCGCTTCTCCGCCGCGGTCTTCGGGAAACAGACTTCCCATTGGGGATCGATCTTACCATCAATGGATATCTCGCCAAAAATGGAAAGAAGATCATTAACGGCACTTCGGTGAAGCTCCCCGATGGTCGCAGTCTCTTTACTGGATCGGTGGGAACCGGCGCGCCCGGCGATCCCGGCGTTGCTCAGAACCAGTAA